The Kordia sp. SMS9 DNA window CTCCATTGATTCATAGAATGTTACACTATGCAGATGTTTCTGAAATAGATTTAAATAATATCGTGGATAACAAGCTAAAAATCACAATTAATGGAGATGAGTATGAAATAACTTGGCTACCACAACATCTTGAAACAGTGCAAAAATCTTTAGAAGACTAATCCTTTTTAAGATGTATTAAATACTCGTTTAAAGTTGATTCTTTCTTGCTATTATTGCTTTTGAATCGTTTGTATTCTATATTCTTTTTTGAAACAGTGCCATAATTAGATAAAAACAAAATTAAATCAGATATAGGAATTAGTCCGTCTTCACTATAACTAATTAAGAAATCTTGACAGTTAATACTTGTAATTATTTTATCGAAAGAGTCTCTAATTTTAACTTTCGAACAAAAATTTGAATATTGGTCACGCCAAGGTCTTAAACCACTTTCTCCAATAGCTTCTGGCTCATCTTCTCTTGCTAAAGTTTCTAAAATATGATAATTAGCTGCGTATTGTCTTTTGATATATGGTGGGTCTATATAACAAATATCACCAACTAATTTTGGTGCTATTTCTTCTGCATAACCTTTAAAAACTTGATGTCCTTCTGTTTGTCCAAGGTTTGAAAATTTTGATTGATACAGTAACATTGGACTTTCAGCTCGCTTTACAAATTTTGATAAATAATGACCGTAAGTACCTGCTATATTAGCAATATCATTACTAGCCATAATAAGGTCGTGTAATAAAAGAGAATGCTCTATGTCTGTAATTAAGTTTCTCTTCTTTAGGCTTTTAATTTCTTTTCTTATTGCATCAATTTTTGCGGCATTTTCTGCTGTATAATACTTTCTTGGTTTTGTTGCATTAATTGGATTTCCCTCAGGACTAAATTCATTAAAAAAGTAACCTTTTATGGGCTTAACATTATTTAAATAGTCAAGAATTAGGG harbors:
- a CDS encoding DNA adenine methylase, translated to MGYRYIGSKDKLSDIIISEIHRINNNTETVIDLMAGTGLLSLALRENNFKVVANDVMTYSYHHLHLHLLLSKAPDFNKISSIVKNQNLDNKKSNYTLILDYLNNVKPIKGYFFNEFSPEGNPINATKPRKYYTAENAAKIDAIRKEIKSLKKRNLITDIEHSLLLHDLIMASNDIANIAGTYGHYLSKFVKRAESPMLLYQSKFSNLGQTEGHQVFKGYAEEIAPKLVGDICYIDPPYIKRQYAANYHILETLAREDEPEAIGESGLRPWRDQYSNFCSKVKIRDSFDKIITSINCQDFLISYSEDGLIPISDLILFLSNYGTVSKKNIEYKRFKSNNSKKESTLNEYLIHLKKD